The candidate division KSB1 bacterium genome segment CGCCTGGGTTCCGACTTTTCGGGGGCAGAGTCAGTACCCCTTGCACCTCGAGGGAATCACCGTACCGAATCGGGCAGTAGTTTGTGGGCACGCGCAAGAGTACCTTTCCCTGCACGCGGACAGCGCCGGTGGCCACAACGACCTCTGAGGCTTGGACTTTGACCAATGCGTAGTCTTGTCGCTGGTCTGGCGCGGAGATAGCAACCCCTCGCAGCAAGGCCACCTGGCCCTCCCCTTTGGCCAGATGCACAATGTGGCTCCGAGAGTGCGTCACTCCTGCTGTCCAGAGGTAGCGCAGTGCGCCAGCAGCCACCAGGGCCACGAGCAGGGCGTAGCCAATCACGCCCTTGGCCCGTGGCACGAAAAGCAACGCCCCAGAGACGACGAGCCAGGAACACAGTCCCCACAACATCACGTGAGCCGGAACTACCTCTTCCAACCCATAACGGGCAATGACCACGCCTGCCGCGAACGCAAGGCAGGCAAAGAGGGCAGGTTTTCCCCTCATCGTGACCTCTACCGCAACGAGGTCCGCTTGGGCCTACTTCAACTATCAGGGCATCGTGAGCCTAAGGTTCTACGCACCCTTTCTTGCAACCATGCATGCAGCACCCGGACCTCTTTGCGCAGAGCCCAAATCGAACCGGTGTTGTACACCACATAATCGGCCAAGCGAAGTTTTTCCTCCAAAGGCATCTGCGCCGCGATGCGCCGCAAGATTTCCTCGTCCGGTAGCCCGTTGCGCTGTCGGATGCGGGCAATGCGCTCTTTGAGGGGCGCGTAGACGACCACCAGCGCGTCCAGGTGACCCACCAAGTCCGCCTCGCCCAGGAGGGCGCCATCCACGACCACAATCCTGTGCCCACTCTCGAGCAGGGACTGGACGTGGGCATCAATGCACCGACGCATGGGTGGGTGGATGATTCTGTTGAGACACTGGCGGGCATCGGCATCGGAAAACACGATGCGCGCCAATTGCTCTCTAAGCAGACGGCCATCCGGGCCGAATACCCTTTCGCCGAAGGTCTGGCGCAGGGCAGCGCGTACCGTTTCATCGTGGGCGGTGAGCTGATGCCCCACGGCATCGGCATCGATCACCGGAAGCCCGTAGCGCCTCAACAGCCTGGCCACCACCGACTTGCCGCTGCCAATGCCGCCGGTGAGCCCCACCACTATTCCACCTGAGGCAGGCGGTTCCATCTCCGCCCTCACCGAACCACGGCCAGCTTCCCCATCACCCGCTCCTTGCCGTTCGTCACCACGTACAGGTAGACACCCGAGCCCACCAGTCGCCCATCAGCATCTTTGCCGTCCCAAAGGAGCCCCCCGTTGCCGTCCTTCTCCTCAAGCGTGCGGAGGAGTCTGCCATCCACGGTGAGGATGAAGATAGTGGCTCTCTCCGTGAGGTTAGCAAAAGTGAGCGAGGCACCTGCACGGAGCACAAAGGGGTTCGGATAGGTGAAGACCCGGGACAGATTGGGCTGGGCAAGAAGCAGGGCGAGGCGGTCTCCACGGCCAGGCAGGACCACAACTCCATCGCTGGATTTGAGTCCCGAGACGTACACGATGTGGTGGGCGTTCTCGGTACCCAGCGGTACCAGGGGGCTTACCTCGAGGAGTACCGAGCGAGGATCGGCGGGGTCAAGCATGCAACCCAGAATGTTTGTCCCTGGCTCGATCCTATAATTGGCTGGATTCTCGGCACTCTGCCGGTCCAGCGGCACACTGAAATTGAGTACGACCCGTGTGTTACCTCTCAAGGAAGCTGAGACCAGGTAGGGCGCCTGGGGTTGGCGCACAAACCAGAAGGGTGCACTGTTGCGCATGGTATCGATGGGGGTGCGTTTGCTATCAGAAACCGCGCACACACGGACCACAAGCGTATCCCCGCTGGGTAGAGCAGAGGGAAGGGTCATGATTACTTCCTGGCCCGACTTGTCGTGGAGCACCGAACTGATTGGATAGGGATAGCCGAGCACTGTGTAGCGCGCGGGGTCTTTGACTGAGTCGTCCATGGGTTCACTGAAGCGCAGGCGCACCGAAGTTTCGTTCAACGCCTGGGCTGATTCCAGGCGTGGGGGTGCATTCGGAGTCACCATCACAAGCCGCGAAGGGAGGCTTTCAGGCGGTTGGCCACTGGAGTCCACTGATGAGACAGCGATCCAATAGGCATGATCCTTCGTGAGGTCCCTCAGCGTACATGGCGGTGCTGCCACCCATCGTTTCAAGCTCAAGGAATCCGGGTGCTCGCCAAAGCGGACCCAATAACCCTGCACCTTTTCCACGGGTTTCCAACTCACTACCGCTCGCGAGGTGTCCAGGGGGAACGCGTCCACGTTCTTGGGAGCAGCGGGACGGCCTTGTGCCTGCACGCAGCGGAAGGCCAGGGTGGAGTGCCCATCGTTGAAAAAGACCTCTCTCACCCCGTCACCATCCGTGTCGGCAACTACCGCCGCATTGCTGCGATTGGGTCGATAGTGCCAGACAGAGCTGTAGGTTCCGGTGACCTCATCCCACTTCAGAATGTAGAAATCTGGAAACACGTTGACAAGAATCTCTGCGCGCCCATCATTGTCCACGTCCCCCGCTGAAACCCCGGCGTCGAAATCCTTGGGGAGCGAAAAGCCGAAGAACCGCCACTCCTTTTGGGGAGCGTACATGTCGTTGCCGGTGGCCTTGTAGACGCGATAGAGCCAGTGACGGGCATCATACTCATGCTCGGCGTCCAGACTTGGGTCAGAATGACACCCGACCACGAACTCCTGCTGTCCGTCCCCATCATAATCGCCACTTCCCAGGAAGTCGATGGTATCCATGAGAGGGAGGCGCTCGGACCAGATCATCCGGAAACGGCCATTCAGAGCCTCGCACTCGTAAAGGTAGACATCACCGTCATAGTCGCCGACAAGGACCTCAAGGCGGCCGTCCCGGTCGAAATCGGCCACCTCCACGTGCGGTACGCCGGTGATGTTGCTGCCGCCAGTCGGGTTCGGAAGCGAATCCCAGAGAGCAAACGCGTGTCCGCCTAAGGACCGCCACACCTGGTAGGTGGCACCCTTGCGCACAATGAGGTCTGATCGAGCGTCCCCGTCGAAATCTACCAGGCGGGCTCCCCAGGTATCGTTATCGCTCCACCATACGACCTGAAATGCCAAAGCGTGGGGTGCGGTCTGCTCAAAAAGGATGGTTCGTCCGCCGTAGCCCGCCAGTATTTCCCTCAGGCCATCGCCATCGGTATCGCCGATGCTCCGGGGAATTGCCGGTTCACGGCTCTCCCATACCGGTACCATCACGCCATCTACGTTGCGCCAGACGGTGAGCTTGCCAAAGATGTTTGTTCCGTTATACCGACAGGTTACCAGCTCATCCCGGCCGTCCCCGTCGAAATCTGCTGGCTGGGGGAAAAGATACACCGGCGGTAGCGAGGTAGGCAAGAGCTCCATTTCCACAGTCGACACTGGTGTGTCCTCTAAAGAGAGAGGGTAGAAGCGCCCCCCATTGTCGTCCACAGCGGCGAGCTGCGAACGGTTGGTGGCCTCGATGCGGAACAGAGTGCCAGGCGGGACCATCTGAGGCGTAAGAAAGACCCGATGTTCGGCCGTTTGGTAGGCGAGCCGGACCAGCTTGGAGGCTCCGGAAGGGAGCACACACTGCAGCTGGGCGTCGCAAAGCTCATCGGTGAGGAACGAGACCAAACAGCCAAGGAAATCTTCTTCGATCATTGGCGTTTGCGTAATAGCGCTAATACGCGGTGGGGTGCGGTCGATGAACACGCGCAGCGCCTGGCTCACGGTGCTGCCATCGGCGTTCTCTGCCGTCACGCGCACCATGTACTGTGTGTCTGGCAATGCGCTGACGTCCCACACGCCGAGGGTGTCGTCAATGACCTGTCGGCCATGAACTTTCAGAAAGGGATGCCATTCTTCTGGGTCAACCCCGGTGCCGTAGGAGAGCTCGTAGCTGCGCATGAAGACCCCAGCGGCGGTGCCGATGATGGGGATACTGCCCCCTGCGGCGCCGCGATCCAAACGGGGCCACGCGATTCGCACTACAGTGAAGTTGGGGCTGCGCAGTGCTGCGCAGGCGTTGATTCTGCCGGCCGCATAGTAACGGTCCCAGCCGATGCTTCCCAGGTCGTCGGCGGTGGCGAGCAAGGTGCCGCGCACGTTGTCGCTGCTATAATCGGGGTGTTGGGAGAAGATGAGTGCTGCCAGGGCCGACACAAAGGGCGCCGCCGCGGAGGTACCGCTGAAACTGGTATAACCATTGTTGAGGGCAGTCGTCCAAATGCCTGTGCCGGGGGCAACCACGTCCAGCGTGGGGCCATAGTTGGAGAAGCCGGCCAGATAGTCGGTGGAGTCAGTGGCGCCCACGGCGACGACCTCATCTAGCGCGGAAGGGTAATGGATTTGGGTGTTGGCACTGTTGCCCGCTGAGGCAACCAGCAGTACCCCACAAGCATGGGCATAGGCCACCGCGTCGCGCAGAAGTGGGGTGCAGACTATGTCGCCGAAGCTCATGTTCACCACCCGGGCGCCATTGTCGGCAGCATAGGCCAGCGCCGAGGCAACATCGTCCTCTTCGAGAAGACCGCTGCTGGTGCCCGCGCGCAGGTTCATTAGTCGGCAGCCATGGGCGAGTCCCGCGACGCCCACGTTGTTATCGGCCACCGCTCCCACAATGCCCGCCACCGCTGTGCCATGCCCGTTTTCGTCGAACGGGTCATTGTCCCGCGTCAGGTAGTCACCGCCGTCGGCGAAGTAGGGTGCGTCGGTAAAGTCCCAGCCCTGAATGTCGTCCACAAAGCCGTTGCCGTCGTCGTCTATTCCGTTGTAGTCGCTGGAGTCGGCAGCGCCATTTGCGTTGAGGTCTTCGCCTGCATTGATCCAAATGTTGGCAGCCAGGTCTTCGTGCCTATAGTCGATGCCCGTGTCGATAATTGCAATAAGGATCGCACGGTCGCCCCGATTGATATCCCAAGCCGCACTGGCCTGGATGCGCTTAAGGGCCCACTGGGCAGAGAAATGCGGGTCATTCGGCACATAGTGGATGCGATAGGAGTGGTTGACGTGGACATACTCTACCTCGGGCTCATTGGCCAAGGCCGCGATGAACTCCTCAACCCGGTCCACAGGAAGGCGCAGCTGATAGATCCGGTCCAGCCCGATTGTCCGCCGAGCCTCACGGTTGCGTGGAGCTGCTGGCGCCCCGAAGGTTGGAGCCAACGTGTTCACTTGAAGAGATGCGCACAGCTGGTCTAGGAGGGGAAAACCCGTACGGATCTGGCCGTCCGTCCCTCGGGCCAAGGCGCGCAGTGGGTGCCTCGTCTTGACAATCACGTCCCTGAAAGGCGATGTCTGTGCGGCCACGAGCAGCGGGCAAAGCAGGCACATTGTCATCAACGCTGCGCACCGTCTCAGTGGATGCTGTTCCTTCATGCCTCACCTTTCCCGTGCCTGGCGCACCGTGAGACCAAAGCCCATGCGACGCGTGGCCATAGCGCGACAAGGAGCACCAGCCTCGTGCCGAGGTCAACCAAAGGCAGTCGGCTGGGGTATTTGCGAAAATAGGCCACGAAATCCCGATGTGATGCCACTAAAGCACTGACCCGATGGGCGTACACACTGGCGCCCTTATGATGGATTGCGTACACCTCGGGCCTGAAGACCACGGGCCACCCTTTCTCCCAGAAACGCCGGCACCAATCGACGTCACTGAAGAATAGCACAAAGCGCTCGTCGAGCGGACCGACAGAGCGCACTGCCTCGCGGCGGGCAAGGAGAAATGCCCCCTGCGGCTGGTCGACCTCTCGCGGCGTGAGGTGATCAAAGTCGCCCATTTTCCAGCGGTTGAAGACCTTGCTGCGCGGAAAGAGTCGCGACAGACCGACGAGCTCGAAGAGCACGTCCAGCCTCCTGGGGAAGCGGCGGCACGAGGGCTGTATGCGCCCCTCTGGAAAGCGAAGCTGAGGCGCCACCATTCCTACGCCAGGGTTTTGTTCCAAATAGTCCACGAGGGAGCGAATGGTATTGCTGCGCACCACCACGTCTGGATTCAGCAAGAGCACATACTGCCCAATGGAAGAGACCAAACCCTGGTTTGCGGCCTTCGTGAACCCGGCGTTTTCGGCGTTGCGCACCAACCGAACTGGCGTAGAAGCGTCGGCCGCGATTTCCTCAACAACGGCACATGTGCCGTCCGAAGATGCGTTGTCGATCACCACGACCTCTGCTTGCAGCCTTTCCAGCGCCGCAAGCAAAGAACTGAGGCAGGCGCGAATATGGCGCTCGCTGTTATAGGTGACCACCACGACGGAGATGCCGCCCGCGGAAATGTCAGGCACTTTCCTCCTCACCATAACGCCTTGCCGTCTTCCTCTGCCCCTTTCGTTACGCTTGATGAAGGTAGCAAAAGCGCAAAAAAATAGCAACAGCTTTCTCTCTCAAGCCGGCGGTGTGGCCCGGTGTGGAAAGCAGATAGCTGCAGGGATTAGAACCCAGGCCAGCGGGACATTCGGCAATCCCTTGCTCATAGTGGCACAACAGCGGCAGGCGCCTTCCTGTCATAGGAGCGGTGAGATGTGCCTAAGGAAACCCGAGGAAAACAGAGCGTCGGAGTGGGCCTCCGGGGCAGATGATGGCTTGGTGCATCCTGGCACTCCCTGCAGTGCCAGAATACGACGTATGTCCGATTGCTCACGCGGAGGGCATCTCGGGAAAGAAGGTGATATGTGCTCTCCGGCGATTCCTTCAACCGCCACCGCGGCGACCCGCCACTGAACTAAGCCTAATGGCGAGATTTAGAAAGCGACTGCGTTCCAACGGAGCTCTTTCTTGAAATCTTCAACGTTGGTCCGCTCGTTGATTTCGAGCAGCTCCACCCCCGCGATTTCAGCGAAATCGCGCAGGGGTTGGGCACTCAGGGCCATAGTAAACGCCGTGTGGTGTGCGCCTCCTGCCAAGATCCAACAGTGTGCGGCGATCGGTAGATCTGGTTTCGGAATCCATACCGCCCTGGCCACAGGCAGTTTAGGTAACTCCTCATCGGGCAGGACGCTTTCCACCTCATTGAGCACCATCCGGAAGCGGTTTCCCAGATCAACGAGAGAGATGTTGAGAGCCGGCCCTGCTGGCACGGTAAAGACCAGGCGTGCCGGATCGGCTTTGCCACCAATCGCCAGCGGATGCACCTCCAGGCGCGGACGGTCAGCGGCCAGCGATTCGCAGACCTCAAGCATATGAGCCCCCAACACCTTCATGCGCGGAGTGGCCATGTGGTAGGTGTAGTCTTCCATGAAAGAGGTGCCGCCGCTCAGCCCGGAGGCCATCACCTTTATCGCCCGCACCAGAGCGGCAGTTTTCCAATCGCCTTCAGCGCCAAAGCCGTAACCGCGGGCCATAAGACGCTGTACCGCCAACCCGGGCAACTGCTGGAGCCCGTGCAAATCTTCGAACGTGGTGGTGAAGGCGGTGAACCCCCCATCCCGCAAGAAGTGCTCCAGCCCCAGCTCGATGCGAGCTGCTTCCCTCACCGCCGCGTGCTTTGCCCCACCAGGCTGAACGTCTTGGGCAAGGGCGTATCGTTCGCCATACTCTTTGACAAGTCTGTCCACCTCCACATCCGAAATGCTCTGCACCACTTTGACCAAATCACCCAGGCCATAGCCGCTTACCGAGTAGCCAAACCTCATCTGGGCTTCCACCTTGTCCCCCTCGGTCACGGCCACATCGCGCATGTTATCCCCGAAGCGCGCAACCTTGCCCGATTGCCAATCCTGCCAGGCGCTGGCCGCGCGCATCCAATGAGCCAGCTCGCGATGGACCTTCTTATCCTGCCAGTGTCCGACCACCACTTTCCTGGTGATGCCCAGTCTGCTGCACACAAAGCCGAACTCCCTATCTCCGTGTGCAGACTGGTTGAGATTCATGAAGTCCATGTCGATTTCCGACCAGGGTAGATCGCGATTGTACTGGGTGTGCAAGTGAACAAAAGGCTTGTGGAGTTTCTTCAGCGCCGCAATCCACATTTTGCCGGGGGAGAAGGTGTGCATCCACATCAGCAAACCCGTGCAGCTCCTTGACGCGTTGGCCTCGAACACCAGCTTCAGGATGTTTTCAGGGTCTGACAGCACCCCTTTGAACACAACGCGCGAGGGAATTTCCGGTGAGGCATCCAAAGAGGCGGCTATTTCTTGCGAATGCTGGGCCACCTTCTCCAGAGCTTCGTCGCCGTACAGATGTTGGCTCCCGGCGACAAACCAGACTTCAAAATTGGGGTAGACC includes the following:
- a CDS encoding S8 family serine peptidase gives rise to the protein MKEQHPLRRCAALMTMCLLCPLLVAAQTSPFRDVIVKTRHPLRALARGTDGQIRTGFPLLDQLCASLQVNTLAPTFGAPAAPRNREARRTIGLDRIYQLRLPVDRVEEFIAALANEPEVEYVHVNHSYRIHYVPNDPHFSAQWALKRIQASAAWDINRGDRAILIAIIDTGIDYRHEDLAANIWINAGEDLNANGAADSSDYNGIDDDGNGFVDDIQGWDFTDAPYFADGGDYLTRDNDPFDENGHGTAVAGIVGAVADNNVGVAGLAHGCRLMNLRAGTSSGLLEEDDVASALAYAADNGARVVNMSFGDIVCTPLLRDAVAYAHACGVLLVASAGNSANTQIHYPSALDEVVAVGATDSTDYLAGFSNYGPTLDVVAPGTGIWTTALNNGYTSFSGTSAAAPFVSALAALIFSQHPDYSSDNVRGTLLATADDLGSIGWDRYYAAGRINACAALRSPNFTVVRIAWPRLDRGAAGGSIPIIGTAAGVFMRSYELSYGTGVDPEEWHPFLKVHGRQVIDDTLGVWDVSALPDTQYMVRVTAENADGSTVSQALRVFIDRTPPRISAITQTPMIEEDFLGCLVSFLTDELCDAQLQCVLPSGASKLVRLAYQTAEHRVFLTPQMVPPGTLFRIEATNRSQLAAVDDNGGRFYPLSLEDTPVSTVEMELLPTSLPPVYLFPQPADFDGDGRDELVTCRYNGTNIFGKLTVWRNVDGVMVPVWESREPAIPRSIGDTDGDGLREILAGYGGRTILFEQTAPHALAFQVVWWSDNDTWGARLVDFDGDARSDLIVRKGATYQVWRSLGGHAFALWDSLPNPTGGSNITGVPHVEVADFDRDGRLEVLVGDYDGDVYLYECEALNGRFRMIWSERLPLMDTIDFLGSGDYDGDGQQEFVVGCHSDPSLDAEHEYDARHWLYRVYKATGNDMYAPQKEWRFFGFSLPKDFDAGVSAGDVDNDGRAEILVNVFPDFYILKWDEVTGTYSSVWHYRPNRSNAAVVADTDGDGVREVFFNDGHSTLAFRCVQAQGRPAAPKNVDAFPLDTSRAVVSWKPVEKVQGYWVRFGEHPDSLSLKRWVAAPPCTLRDLTKDHAYWIAVSSVDSSGQPPESLPSRLVMVTPNAPPRLESAQALNETSVRLRFSEPMDDSVKDPARYTVLGYPYPISSVLHDKSGQEVIMTLPSALPSGDTLVVRVCAVSDSKRTPIDTMRNSAPFWFVRQPQAPYLVSASLRGNTRVVLNFSVPLDRQSAENPANYRIEPGTNILGCMLDPADPRSVLLEVSPLVPLGTENAHHIVYVSGLKSSDGVVVLPGRGDRLALLLAQPNLSRVFTYPNPFVLRAGASLTFANLTERATIFILTVDGRLLRTLEEKDGNGGLLWDGKDADGRLVGSGVYLYVVTNGKERVMGKLAVVR
- a CDS encoding glycosyltransferase family 2 protein, translating into MVRRKVPDISAGGISVVVVTYNSERHIRACLSSLLAALERLQAEVVVIDNASSDGTCAVVEEIAADASTPVRLVRNAENAGFTKAANQGLVSSIGQYVLLLNPDVVVRSNTIRSLVDYLEQNPGVGMVAPQLRFPEGRIQPSCRRFPRRLDVLFELVGLSRLFPRSKVFNRWKMGDFDHLTPREVDQPQGAFLLARREAVRSVGPLDERFVLFFSDVDWCRRFWEKGWPVVFRPEVYAIHHKGASVYAHRVSALVASHRDFVAYFRKYPSRLPLVDLGTRLVLLVALWPRVAWALVSRCARHGKGEA
- the araA gene encoding L-arabinose isomerase; this encodes MKVYPNFEVWFVAGSQHLYGDEALEKVAQHSQEIAASLDASPEIPSRVVFKGVLSDPENILKLVFEANASRSCTGLLMWMHTFSPGKMWIAALKKLHKPFVHLHTQYNRDLPWSEIDMDFMNLNQSAHGDREFGFVCSRLGITRKVVVGHWQDKKVHRELAHWMRAASAWQDWQSGKVARFGDNMRDVAVTEGDKVEAQMRFGYSVSGYGLGDLVKVVQSISDVEVDRLVKEYGERYALAQDVQPGGAKHAAVREAARIELGLEHFLRDGGFTAFTTTFEDLHGLQQLPGLAVQRLMARGYGFGAEGDWKTAALVRAIKVMASGLSGGTSFMEDYTYHMATPRMKVLGAHMLEVCESLAADRPRLEVHPLAIGGKADPARLVFTVPAGPALNISLVDLGNRFRMVLNEVESVLPDEELPKLPVARAVWIPKPDLPIAAHCWILAGGAHHTAFTMALSAQPLRDFAEIAGVELLEINERTNVEDFKKELRWNAVAF
- the coaE gene encoding dephospho-CoA kinase (Dephospho-CoA kinase (CoaE) performs the final step in coenzyme A biosynthesis.), which encodes MEPPASGGIVVGLTGGIGSGKSVVARLLRRYGLPVIDADAVGHQLTAHDETVRAALRQTFGERVFGPDGRLLREQLARIVFSDADARQCLNRIIHPPMRRCIDAHVQSLLESGHRIVVVDGALLGEADLVGHLDALVVVYAPLKERIARIRQRNGLPDEEILRRIAAQMPLEEKLRLADYVVYNTGSIWALRKEVRVLHAWLQERVRRTLGSRCPDS